A window of Hordeum vulgare subsp. vulgare chromosome 5H, MorexV3_pseudomolecules_assembly, whole genome shotgun sequence genomic DNA:
TGAAATGCTTAGAACGGAGCCGTGTTCGTAATCATGTCAGATCTTAGGATTGCGAACTAACAGTTCGTTGCTTGAGTGAGTCTTTTGGTTCTCTAGACATACTAGTCGCTACACGGGTAGTATATAATATCATTTATATAAACTGGCATTTTTAAAGTAACAATatcatataacatatgctcaaaaacTAATGATAATGTTATAGTACTATGCCATGAAATAATACCAAAGTTGTACCAAGAATGATAGATATGATCTACATTACATAAAACACCCAACGTTAGTCATTACACATACAATTTGATGATATCAACTAATATAAATAATTTTCTTTCTCTTGTTGGCTCACATATTAAAAATCTTAGCTCTTACAAAGTCATTGTTGTAGTACTAATTAACAAACAGTATATCTTATCAGAATCTTAATAATGTGGCAGTCTACCGAGTGATGTCATTGCATATAAAGTATATTGCACGATCTGATCATAACACAGTTCTTCATAATCTTAATAATGTGGCAGTCTACCTAACATAGTACTGTTGTGCTATCACATGATCCACCTTCCTATATATGAACACAGTTCTTCATGGCATCCACGTTATACTTACACATGATACTTTGACTCTTTTGAAAGAAGGTTAATTCTGACTTGTTGTGCATCACTACTTTTATTATTTGAAGAAGTCTTCACAATTTCTCTCTTGCATCCAGGGTGCTAGTTTTTACAAACATGATCGTCTCCTTAGTCTACAGAACATATATGTAAGCCCCCAGGTTACCTGCAAACAATAAAGCACCCACCCCAGTCCTTCACCTTGATTTGGTATTCCTTTTTAAGGTGGGTGTGAGATCTGCATGACAGTATATatgaaaggaaaaaataaataatgcaaaaggaACGTTAGAAGAATTTGTGAGGATCCATTTATACGCGATTAGCTACTTTTTACTACTTATTTGGAAGAATGATTTTTTACTGTTGGAGTTGTTTTTTTTTGGTATTACTTCCGGTCACTGAATCATCTTCGATCCCCATATCTCCAGCGACCAGACAAAAATTATCAACACATATTGGGTTGTTATGGAGAGAAGTCAGATACATATATAATTATCATCATCAAATAAGGCAAAGAACATAAATCACCAAAGACCAGGGTCAAGTTGATGTCAAGTGCATGGTCCAAGAGTAGATTAGCTAGCTAGCATGCAGCCATGCGACATAGAGTCTGTGCCTGCAGGTTTCTGTAGGAAATGCAAGGTCAAGTTATGTCCTTATGGAGCCAAAATAGATATGCAACAAAATATGATTTAGTAATAAAACAAATTTGGATGTAGATCTATTTCTACATGTTCTTTAGATTTAGTACTTGCTTTTCAACGTTTAATCTGTCATTTAAGCAAACTAAATCTAAATTTTTTGGATTGAATTAACAGTTCTATTTGTTTTGACTTGGTTGAGAATCACACGAAGTAGTCTAGTTTTTATCTGTTATTTAGTTTCAGGTTTTAGTCCTGCTTCACTCCCAGTTGTATACTAGATTGTTTAATTACCAATGGTTTAGTTTTGTTATTATTTTAAATTATCACTATAATTCATTCATTAGTATTGAGTTTGTTAACTCTTTTCAGCACCCTTAATTTGGTCTGTGCAGGTAGTTGTCAGCTCCAATAGGTTCAAATACTCCTGAAAGTTTCAAGACCACCAAGTACTCCCGTAGAGTCATTGACACCGTGATTTCACCAAGAACATGATTATTGGGACATGTCAGGCTGATTGTAAATTAATGTATTTTTTGTGATACGATGTAAttgtaaattattttatttttgtgcgtAAATAATTGGTTGATGGGCCTATCTTAGAAACGTGCTTTTGTGTACCAGAACTTTGCAAATTAAGGCCTAGAACTAATCCAACTCGACTATTTAAACCAAATTATTTGTTCGAACAGATTATGGACACTATTTGACcaaataattgtgttgaacagATTATGGCCGTAAAAATAAATGGGCTTGAACCTAATAATTGGGCCGAAATGAATATGCCTTAAAAATAAATGGGCCAAACTATTAGGCTTGGCCCATGTAGAACTGATCGGGAAAATCATGCCACGGCAGATCACATGTGGATTCCACGTCACCACAAGCGACACTTCGGCGTGCCACGTCGTCTTGCCATGTAGGATCCTACGTGGTTTAGGCACATGGCCATGACCAAATTTTTGGTCATACATTTAACGATCAAAACATTTTCGTCGTAGATCTAATGACCAAAATATCATAAAGGTCAGCtttcttcattcttgacggccaactgttggccTCCCAAATTTGGTCATAACATGGTCATAAAATAATAACAATGACCTTCCAGTGACCAAAATTGGGCGTCATGATTGAGCAAATTCCTTGTCGTGGGTGGcacacccctcccctcctcctatatatacctaggggtttggggctgtttggcacaccgtttcttctctccctcggcgcagccttgctcccctccttcctcctcctcccacggtgcttggcgaagccctgccgggatacctcgtctctccatcgacaccacgccgtggtgatgccggagatcttcccgaacctctccctcctccttgctggatcaaggtgcgggagacgtcaccgggctgcacgtgtattgaacgcggaggtgccgtggttcggcactagatcggaatcacaccgcgatctgaatcgccgcgagtacgactccatcaaccgcgttctagcaacgcttccgcttagcgatcttcaaaggtatgaagatgcactcacccctctctcattgctggtctctccataaaaagatctgaatatggcgtaggaaaattttgaatttatgttacgttacccaacaaattaAGAATATGAAAATAAACAATACTCCCTCCGACGACATTAATTGTCGAAGATGAAGTATGCCTTTAGTACAAACTTGTACTTGAGCTACGACAATTAATTTGGATTAAAGGGAGTAatatttattactgcctctaggacatatttcctacATTAGGTGGCACAAATGTCAATGAGATGGAAATCGAAGCCAATGCTCTTGACCATGAAATTCATTTGCCACAATTGCGCGTGGCGcccttgagacaacccataaTGGGAGTAACTTCATCAATAACATCAAATCCAACTCACcaaattttcttatgtggcaACGATTTAATGAGTATAGAGATGGATTGAGTAACATAGCTAGTTACTCATACTATGAGTAACATCACACATATCAAGACAAGATGTATCTACATGCTAATAAATGAAGTGTTGCATGACACCGCACATATGTTACTCCTCGTTGTATAGGTAGTAACATATACTAGTAACCATGCGATGTTACTAGTCAAAGTTACTCCCTAGTATGACTGGTCTCAATAACAGCATCGCGGCGAGCTCACGTGAGACTATGTCAGACATTCGAGCTTCATTTTGTCGCCTTCATGGTACTTCTCCAAATGATTTTTCTTGTCAGAAGCATGGGTCGATGAGCCAAAGACGACGAGTGTGCGGTGTCGAACCTCCCGAGCGCGCCCTCGGCCTCCCCATAGATATCGATGGCCAACATTCGCACGAGTCTATCATTAGTGCCGAGGAGCGGCCTCCCTGgcataaggctggttgtaatggggagtttcatatactagtatcatgcatatgatactacattcgtagtgcatagtatcatatgttactccctccgtctcggtgtatTAGGCATCTTATGAAattcaaataatcctaaaacgctAAGTCACATTACAGTAGTACTAGTTGCATGCATATTAATTAGACCCCATCTATTAATTGAAGGACCAATGCATGTAATTTATGCGTCATGTTTTTTGGATTTGAAGAGGTCTTCTAGTTAATAGCATGTTTTTAGTTGAGAAAGGAATAGTGTGATTGGCTTCCTCTACAATTTAATTTATTCTCCTACCCAATCTCTACGTGCCTAGGTTGCAGTGCACCTTCTAATATGCTTAATGCAccgagatggagggagtagtatcataaggtagttcatttattgtcatgcatgacacaaAGCAGCATattatttaatatgatacggtatcataatatgatactcgatcctctttttctttatttaattTTATGACACCTCATCAAAgttgcctagttggcatgcatgatactacctataatACTCCCCTTACGACCAGTCTAAAGGTAATACATGATGCTTGTATCTTGGTTGGCACTGTGTGTCCTGACAGTACATGACCTAGCTCAGGTTGCGATCGATGTTGAGCATGATGCCTTCATGAGTCCAAATATGTTAGTCGGCCTCATATATACATGCGGGCGGAGGCAGCAGAGGGTCGAAGCGACACGTACGCCCAAACGGGGAAGCGCATGTCAAGAAGATGAGCATGAAGAACCTCACATGTGGGGCAGGGATGTGAGTGAAAATAGACTATGATCAGGGGGAATGAGCATACACTCATTTGTATAAGCGCACACAGGCACGCATACCTTACATCTATAAACACCCGACTAACCAGCTTAAAACGTTTAAGTACAGTCTAAATCAATGATTAGATCAGATACAATACTATACATTTTGACGGTAGAACGCTATAGTGTTAAAAAAAATCTTAGGCCTTCCACCATTATCGATGCCTATTGTTTGAAAATGTTGCCACCTCATAAGCAGTGCCGTAAGAAAACATTTTGGCACCCCTTCAGCAGTGTGTGTTTGCGGCATGAGAAAGAGTAGAGCCCATGCATGCATAACGACGTTGATGCAGCCAACTTCTTCACACATCGGAGCAGCCTAGCATTAAAATACTATACTATTGTATTGCACGGAGAAATTAGGGCATGAGAGTAAGTAGGTCTTTCGGTTCCCTGAATTTTTGTTATGGCATCGATTGGGCATTGTAGGGCATCGATGCCAAATGAATCAAAAGTTAATTTGACACTGCTTTTGGCCTACATAGTGGAGGGCCACATCCGGGTTCCATAAAAAGTCAGATCATCTATGTTGCTCAACGTCTGATAATAGTTTCGCGGTATCTTTCTCAGCCTCCGGCGACCCCTCCTTCAAACCATGAAGGGCGGACCCTCCTTCTCCACCGCCGCCTTCCAAGCGAGAACCCTCCTGCTCCATCTGCTGCATCTCCGACTCCGCCAGCGACTGCATCCGGGCACGGTCCCTGTCCCGGGGGTAGCTGCAGTACAGGAAGGAGTATATGGCGGCGCAGACCGTGAACGGAATCGCGATGGCCGTGTACAGCGCCTTGGCCAGCGACGCCGCGTTCTCCCGGTCCAGCTGGGCGCTCGTCCCTTTGTCGTCCGGCCTGTACCCGTACACGCGCTGCGCCAGGATGCCGACGATCGGCGGCGCGAACGACGACAGCACCGTCTCGAACGACCTGTCCAGCGCGTAGATGCTCGTTCTTGATTTCTCCGGCACGATCTCCGCAAAAATTGGGCTGCAAAAAGCTCGAGATTATTCGCATGAATGGCGAATCCATCTTATATGTTGAAAAGCTTCTGGTTGTACGGCGGCGAAGCTTACAAGTTTGTAGCAGGCCCGTTCCAGGAGATGAAGACGCCCATGACGAACAGGACGACGCCGTGGATGACGCCGGTGGACGGGTCATCGGGGAGCCCCCTGAGTAGCACGGCGGCAAGGGGCACGGCCGAGCCGGCGCTGATCTGcgacaggacgatcctcccgGCATCCGGGTACCGCAGGGCGAGGAGGTCGCCCAACTTGCCCCCAATGAGGCCGCCGAGGGAGCTCGCAACCCAGAAGATGGTCATGAGCACGGCTGTCTCCCGGTGGCTGAACCCGATGAGCTCGAGCCACATGGACGCGAAGGAGGAGAGCGCGGACCACGGGAACGAGCCGCTGACGCCCTGCGCCACGAAGATCTGGAACGTCGGGATCTGCACCACGAACTTTGCCTCCGCGATCATCTCCTCCACCACCTGCCGCATGGCGGGCTTCTCGTCGCCGCCCGGGCCGGCAGCCGCGTCGCCCGTGGGGAAATGGGGGTCCACGGAGAAGAACCAGTTGAGCGCCCCCACGGCGACGCTGATGGCGGCCACGAGGTGGAAGGCGATGCGCCAGCCGGCGATCCCGAGGACCGTGGTCTGCGCCAGCAGCAGGCCGACGAAGCCGCCGGCGATGAGCCCTATGCAGCTTGCGAGCTGCAGCCAGCCGAACGCCGAGCCGCGCGTGCCGTCGTCGGTGGAGTCGGCGACCAGTGACTGGATCGATGGTACCACGAGAGCGAGGCCGATGCCATTCAGTCCCCTCGAGATTGCTACCTAGAGTAGCAATGGAAATTTCAAACTGATGAACTGACAAGGAGATCAGACAAATAGCAAACTGCACATCACAAATTTGTTTTCTGAGCTTCCCGTGCTACATGACTGTCCAAAAGTACAGTATTAAATGGAAAATTACTCTCTGGTGAAAAATATAATATTAGGATCTGAATTGAAGTGTCAAAAGAGAGAAGAAATTAAAACACCAGTTTGTTGTACACTGTGTTAAAAAAAAGCAGTTTGTAGCACCTGGGTTTCCACATGATTGTTTGTAAGAAGTCAAATCCACAAAAGCATGGGGACaactaatatttttctttttggcGAGGAAACTCAAGGATCGTGTCCTGCAATATAACTTAACAATGTCACTATATTTCAGAACTTGTGTGGTTGCGTCATCAGTAGTTCAGTACTCATACACATTATAAAGCTTGCAGCAGTTCGAAAAAAACGAAAATGCATTATTTTACTGTTAGGAACAAGATGCGCACTAAAGCTTGCAAGATCAAATTGCTCAAATAGAATACTAGTATTTCTCTTCAGCATTCAAATTAAAGGAGCTCAATCCAAGTCTGGACAGAACATTGACCTTTGAGAGCACGGCAGATCTACAGACTAGAAAATCCCCAACTCGGCATGCATCGaacagcagaagcagaaagcaagATGAAAGAGCGAAGCAGGAAGCAGGGACGGGTATACGCGGCAAGAGCTGGTACCTGGAGGAAGGTTTCGGAGACGCCGACGAGGAAGGTGGCGGCGGCCCAGAGGAAGGCCCCCACGGCGATGACGTGCGCGCGGTTGTGCCGCGCGGCGGCGTAGGCGGCGAGCGGGTAGCACGCGGCCTGCACGATGGAGCGGCACAGCGTGAGGGAGCCGAGCCAGGTGGGGTCGGCGTGCATGGCGGCGCCGATCTCGCGGTACACCGCCGGGAGCAGCGCCTCGTCGGCCCGCTCCATGATGGACGCCAGGCTCACCAGCAGTAGCGTCCGGCGCCGGTCCCGCTCCTGGTCCCGGTGCGGCGGCGGCCCCGTCATCCTCCCTCGCCGTCCGCGCTGTCTCTCTCTctagctcgctcgctcgctcgttcACTCCACTGGCCGTCTCCGGTCTCCCCCCTCCGCCATTTTAGTAGTACTCCTGCTGTGCTGGTGGCCGCGCCGGCGATCCAGGGTCTCCTCTTCCCTTCGCGGGAAATTTTATATTACGACTCCTCTGCCTCGTTACGCGAGATACCTGTCGGGGCTCCTCTCTACCTTCGCTGACGTGTGGGCTCCGCTCCAGTGTGGGCCCGTATCAACCGGGAGGTGATTCGCGTGCGTGGATTGTTCGGTGAAGTTGAGCCGAGGTAGTTTGGGTGATTCTCATTGGTTCCGCTTCTATGGAAGAAATAATTCCGATAGCTCAGAAGTCGTCCGTTAATGCATGCCAAGTCCACGGCTGCTCTCGGCGTTTCTGCCTCCCTTGTTGGGGTGCAGACTTGAGAAGCCCCTCTCGCCTGGCTCCATTCCAAGGACCAAAAGATTGCCGCTGATGCTGAAAACTGGACTTGCGCAGATGTCATGAAATGAGGCCTTAAGGTGTCATCACTCGTGCTCGTGGAAGATAAGCTTTGAGCTGGAGTGTGACGCGTGTTGATCTCCATGCCGCCTCATGCAAGATAAACTTGGATCTTTtcttgaaaaagaaaatatatttCATATCAGTATTGCATTTTTGTTTTTTCGATAGAATTTTTGATCAATTCATCACCAACCATGACAGCATAATGTACAGAATTCGTGTGAAAGGAATATGTCTGTCGTGGTAATGGTCATGTTTCGCCTCCTAAAATGTTCATGGCCATTACCAGTTATAACAGTTACCTTTGGTTATCCACGCCAGGATACAGAGTGccaaaaaatatgtaaaacaTTCCCTAGCCCTACTGCTCACCCACCGGCTCGGATTTGATAATGGCGAGCCATCAGTTGGACAGAGTTTAACGTGAATTGTTCTGTGATGGCATTGCACGGGATTGTCTGATTTCAGCATTTGATCTTAACAGAAAAAGTTTAAAATAAACCTTAAAGTTATAggctaaagctaaatcaaatccTAAACTCTTAATGCCTAAAATTAGCATACCAAACTATGTGATCCCGGTTTATTCTGAACCCTGAGAGGATTTAGCCGTTTTTTACTGAATTGGGCCAGACATATATATTTAAAATTGTATACACTTTTTCAAACTCATGTCACATATATTCTTTTAAGTGTGTGACACATTATTTTTCAAACACATGTCACGTAGTTTCTAATTTTCAAAAGGTGCTCCTACATTATAAAATGTGCGGACATTTCCAAAATTGTTTGCGCTTTCAATATTTGTTAGCATAAAAAATATGTTTTCGAAGTTCGACGCTTTCGTGTTTTCCAAAACACAAATAATTTACGAAGTTGCAATAACATTATTTGAAAATTTGACACAATTTTTTAAAATCCGAATCCTTTTACATAGCATGTGAAAAACTGTTCGAATTCTGAACTTTTTTGACAAATGTGATTTTTTGAAATGTGAATATAATTTTATAATTCCAAACATTTTTTAGAAACACAAAAATAAATTGAATTTgtgcaaaaaatagaaaacaacgAGATTATTTAACTtttgaacaattttaaaaatgtgCGAACATTTTTAAACTTAACGAATTCTTGATCTGGTATAATGGGTCGGTCCAAATTTTTGTCCATGTTAGCATCAGGTTACCCCGGTCCAGATTTAAATATTCCTAGCGCGCCAAAAATGTCTAGGGTCTAAAATAGACCGGGATTACAAGTTCGGAGTGTCAATTTCCGAGATTTAAAGTTCAGAGTTTAATTTAGTTTTCGTCTACAACTTTAAGATTTGTTTTGGACTTTTTCCGATCTTAAGAAAACACAAGTTCAAAATTTACTTGATGGACTTGACAACGGTAGCACCATCATGTTGTTTCCTCTGCGGAGGCGTTGTGTTTGAAGAACCATTCCCGTAGCCCTTGTGTTGTTAATGATGGTCGTTTTGGCTGCTAGGCGTGCAtcattctttttgttttctttaaacaaaaacattttttaatGATTTGGCCAAGCGTGTCCTTAAATTAAATAGCTTGCGATATCTAGTTGGTTGGCTCGTTTAAGTGCTTGTAGTCGTCATTAAATGCTCTACGAATCTggatacttcctccgtttcagtttataagtctggcacgtgtatctaggtcgtcaatttgaccaacttaataagaggcatatattacaaaaaatatatcattagaaactttagatgttctattttctaatgatataatttttatgttaaacaatatatttttataagtcaaattgacgacctaggtacacgtgcatgccttataaactgtgatggagggagtataatttttatggtttacTACAACCAACGAAGATGATGTCATCATGGACGAACCTAACATTAACAATGTCATGCAAATGATAACCATGTCCACACAAAGCAGGCATCACATGCACCATGAATCGCCCGTCGAGCTATGCACTATCACTAAACAAACTGGTGAGAAAGGAATGTCACCCGTAGCGCCAGATCCGACATTAGggatacacacacacatgcacacatggtGCACGCACGCACACACCTTCGTCGCAAGTGTGAGTCGGTGTTAGACGCGGGCAATTTGGGCATGCCACACTCTGTGTCACCACTTGTGCCAACATTGTTTCGAGTTGTTGCCACTACCTCCATAGCAACACCTCTAACTCCGCCAAAGCAACTAACATCAACATGAACTAAAAAGCAATGGGACATTAGGAACGAGATAATCGGATCCA
This region includes:
- the LOC123396544 gene encoding uncharacterized protein LOC123396544, which encodes MTGPPPHRDQERDRRRTLLLVSLASIMERADEALLPAVYREIGAAMHADPTWLGSLTLCRSIVQAACYPLAAYAAARHNRAHVIAVGAFLWAAATFLVGVSETFLQVAISRGLNGIGLALVVPSIQSLVADSTDDGTRGSAFGWLQLASCIGLIAGGFVGLLLAQTTVLGIAGWRIAFHLVAAISVAVGALNWFFSVDPHFPTGDAAAGPGGDEKPAMRQVVEEMIAEAKFVVQIPTFQIFVAQGVSGSFPWSALSSFASMWLELIGFSHRETAVLMTIFWVASSLGGLIGGKLGDLLALRYPDAGRIVLSQISAGSAVPLAAVLLRGLPDDPSTGVIHGVVLFVMGVFISWNGPATNFPIFAEIVPEKSRTSIYALDRSFETVLSSFAPPIVGILAQRVYGYRPDDKGTSAQLDRENAASLAKALYTAIAIPFTVCAAIYSFLYCSYPRDRDRARMQSLAESEMQQMEQEGSRLEGGGGEGGSALHGLKEGSPEAEKDTAKLLSDVEQHR